The following are encoded in a window of Methanobrevibacter ruminantium M1 genomic DNA:
- a CDS encoding Ig-like domain-containing protein: MSYFNKGHIWNILLICLLIGTLAMMGSASASSANLDDFSNLACDSNSYNDLSVGFESDANSYNDLSVGFESDANSYNDLSVGFESDANSYNDFSTYFESDSNSYDISDSLVNSNSDRLVNSNGLIEFNISAPNDIQLNDKAPIKNSLKEYDERVFYVSLDGNDFNNGLSQENSFKSLNKALENLHDANKTTIYVFEGTFLSENSYDLFFEGVGNSQMISIIGSGVNKTILDGEGLHRLFNVDNSINLTLRDLTFVNGFDFSSGGAIYNKGNLTLVNTCFYNNNVYSEDAYQHVSLLSGGAIENEGFLTIENSSFIKNSVGSVFNQYAYGGAICNHGNLTINNSIFNNNSLETYIDLNENSYFRKWNALQTGGAIASFSDGALISNTEFSNHSISILNKYPFVQKTFMTFSAGGAVYIEGNNHNFINCSFLSNDADNGGAVYFKGNNTCFDYCDFDNNSAFMGGAIMTIDYNLNEAWMPTLKNLTSNKYSNLNISNSNFSNNHFICTDFGIGYRISPGGAAGYFKIDNITIDNSSFTNNGVLENCTIFVSSRCGGAVFLYGQDSKVNNSSFVHNNVEVGGAIMNYGFDTNVSNSKFINNSACYSDGGAIFHSIGDLLIDNCDFDYNRAVKNGGSIQASYDYTNNYLFEQKSLYNNSRFKNSAAEYGGAIFDMGNAVLYNDLEFINNSASYGGAIYNQGFSNTFRNSTFVNNSAFSEDYSNGGAIYNYGSNALYESSIFINNSADMEGGAISNFGESCVVQNNTFNLNKAFKGGSVYLSGQGGRFQDNNVFSSFAIYGGGLYNSNINLICLSNSFNNCSANVSGGAIYNLVSTLELYSNSMNDCKAKLSGLGSGNYVFTCANISYLVISFANNGSFNIVDNKGVLLVANISDNMGNPITGGNFTFILFNQTNQDIDLIGSSGSSSSNSSNPSNLESSIIGVCDVVEGQAFLRYDTYLELGSRYTISGTYSYAAEPVLTQVANLNSVLSTRMYFSSNITDDMVNFGEGFNYEIILLDSNDNYIPNAEILLYVDAVYSKSVFTNEFGYLKGSVNNLTSSGKHFYSFIYSGDIFHNRASYDLNFTVFYNNSYYYDDVSISFRDLIYSFVYTSPNSEIPFEFLISHNDGVPLGNVSTPRYFVAYENGIPLASFSCTDYLGVCKGQEVLYSIIELNGKLAKIFRTSPEGIFQMLIKHSERGLYEYRIAFLGDLVKHYDSSTHNGISNEDTFYNPCNISFLMLVDDEQSTIPTSLNYNGPNKITEVDFAYYNFSLSENSKNPLANKEIRVYDDGNYLGSSYTNSKGFAEFNFPQMLDKGKHIISFVYVADGDYKSAYSIFELNVLENPSKDNVSFFNKSSLNITGANNNFTAQIKDSHNNNLSEMVIRLSILFNGSDNKPYIKNYTAVSDKNGVFSIPLELGAGSYLIKCSFAGNKHYWKSSKTFNLTLNKVPTLLFGQSSVEVLKNDTYLTVILSTNDLKSLSDSKIKYLVFDSNITGLNLSYNDSSELIRDISNYAYTFYAFTNESGISKLKINLPVGSYYLVSLFEGDKWYDESSLITNLTIYGSSSRLIANENVIVKKSGYYTVKLVDGNGNPIQGQTIEITVCNKTYTRFSDSNGEARLAINLNYGNYSIQSKFNGTLNYSSSIVASRLYVVDEDYKYPSILTVNSSDIYRAFGYYDVVLSDVNGNPLPEKSIIVEVNGTGFNIKTDNNGLAHLDYNFTVGRYNIVSHFVGDGDYQYSNVGSILNVVNENAANTLLNSSIYWVLKGKGNNYTVTLTDKIQNPIEGQIIVFSINGREYSRTTDKYGNANLAINLNPGSYDIYAFYRGTDVYYSSETYSKLVVLALENENEGSNSSSAIGSSNSSSNNDSDVDSTNTSNSGNSETNLTNGSSSGDSGIDNINGSSSGDSGIDNINGSNASTNISNSTGAGNDSSSSGLDNINGSSSNISNSTGSDNNSSSSGIGGNLTNATVNDGTSISGNSSVTNGSSNLSNNDTINKSDKPVIIPKRTVTKIICHNMTTTAVSKADGRVGKYFEVSLIDANGKPLANKRILIGFNGRKYNRTTNATGGARLQINLAYEGKYTFAIAFLGDDYYSGSFEVALITVNKHSPKLDASSRAYKYSDKTKSLTAKLLSANGNPISGKNIIFTVNGKNYAAKTDSKGLARVNVSLNKKGTYTVKIKFMGDSSYKSASKKISLRIISPSER; encoded by the coding sequence ATGAGTTATTTTAATAAAGGACATATATGGAATATTTTATTAATTTGTCTTCTCATCGGAACTTTGGCTATGATGGGTTCAGCAAGTGCCAGTTCTGCTAATTTAGATGATTTTAGCAATCTTGCATGTGACTCTAATTCATATAATGATTTAAGTGTTGGCTTTGAATCTGATGCTAATTCATATAATGATTTAAGTGTTGGCTTTGAATCTGATGCTAATTCATATAATGATTTAAGTGTTGGCTTTGAATCTGATGCTAATTCATATAATGATTTCAGCACCTATTTTGAATCTGATTCTAATTCATATGATATTTCTGATAGTTTGGTTAATTCTAATTCTGATCGTTTGGTTAATTCTAATGGCTTAATTGAGTTCAATATTTCTGCTCCTAATGACATTCAATTAAATGACAAAGCACCTATAAAAAACTCTTTAAAAGAATATGATGAAAGGGTATTTTATGTTTCTTTAGATGGTAATGATTTCAATAATGGATTAAGTCAAGAAAATTCATTTAAATCCCTAAATAAGGCTTTAGAAAATCTTCATGATGCTAATAAAACAACAATATATGTTTTTGAAGGAACTTTTCTAAGTGAAAATAGCTACGATCTATTCTTTGAAGGGGTTGGAAATAGTCAGATGATTTCCATTATAGGTTCTGGGGTAAATAAGACAATATTGGATGGTGAAGGTTTGCATAGGCTATTTAATGTGGATAATTCTATCAATTTGACATTAAGGGATTTGACCTTTGTCAATGGTTTTGACTTTTCATCTGGCGGAGCCATTTATAATAAGGGCAATCTGACTTTAGTCAACACTTGCTTTTATAATAATAATGTCTATTCTGAAGATGCATATCAGCATGTGTCTCTGCTTAGCGGCGGAGCTATAGAAAATGAGGGATTCCTGACAATTGAAAACTCTTCATTCATTAAAAATAGTGTGGGTTCTGTTTTTAATCAATATGCCTATGGAGGAGCCATTTGCAATCATGGAAACTTAACTATAAACAATTCCATTTTCAATAACAACAGCCTTGAGACATATATTGATTTGAATGAGAATTCCTATTTCCGTAAGTGGAACGCTCTTCAAACTGGGGGAGCGATAGCAAGTTTTTCAGATGGTGCTCTTATCTCAAATACAGAGTTTTCTAATCATTCAATTTCCATATTGAACAAGTATCCTTTCGTTCAAAAGACATTCATGACATTCTCAGCTGGGGGAGCTGTTTATATTGAAGGCAATAATCATAATTTCATCAATTGTTCATTCTTAAGCAATGATGCAGATAATGGTGGGGCTGTTTACTTTAAGGGTAACAATACATGCTTTGACTATTGTGATTTTGACAATAACTCCGCTTTTATGGGTGGAGCAATTATGACAATCGATTATAATTTAAATGAGGCTTGGATGCCTACTTTAAAGAATCTGACTTCCAACAAATATTCTAATCTGAACATTTCAAATTCCAATTTCAGTAATAATCATTTTATATGCACTGATTTTGGTATAGGATACCGTATTTCTCCTGGTGGAGCTGCAGGATACTTTAAAATAGATAATATTACTATCGACAATTCTAGTTTCACAAACAATGGGGTGCTGGAAAATTGCACCATATTCGTTTCATCTAGGTGTGGGGGAGCAGTATTCCTTTATGGTCAAGATTCAAAAGTAAACAATTCTAGTTTTGTTCACAATAATGTTGAAGTAGGCGGAGCCATAATGAATTATGGATTTGATACAAATGTATCAAACTCTAAATTTATCAATAATTCTGCTTGTTATTCTGATGGAGGAGCCATTTTCCATTCTATTGGTGATCTTTTGATTGATAATTGTGATTTTGACTACAATAGGGCTGTAAAGAATGGGGGAAGCATTCAAGCAAGTTATGATTATACAAATAACTATCTCTTTGAGCAAAAATCACTCTATAACAATTCCAGATTTAAAAATTCTGCTGCAGAATATGGCGGTGCAATATTTGACATGGGAAATGCGGTTTTATACAATGATTTGGAATTCATTAACAATTCAGCATCCTATGGTGGAGCTATCTATAATCAAGGATTCTCCAATACCTTCAGAAACTCCACTTTCGTCAATAATTCTGCATTTAGCGAGGATTATTCCAATGGAGGAGCCATCTATAATTATGGTTCAAATGCATTATATGAGTCATCAATCTTCATAAACAACAGCGCAGATATGGAAGGTGGAGCCATTTCCAATTTTGGTGAAAGCTGTGTTGTTCAAAACAATACCTTCAATCTGAATAAGGCATTTAAAGGAGGATCTGTTTATTTGAGTGGACAAGGGGGCAGATTCCAAGACAATAATGTCTTTTCATCATTTGCAATATATGGAGGTGGATTATATAACTCAAACATAAATCTCATTTGCCTAAGCAACTCTTTCAACAATTGCAGTGCCAATGTTTCAGGGGGAGCTATCTATAACCTTGTTTCCACACTTGAATTATATTCTAATTCAATGAATGACTGTAAAGCTAAACTTTCTGGACTTGGCAGTGGAAATTATGTATTCACCTGTGCCAATATCTCTTATTTGGTCATTTCATTTGCAAATAATGGAAGCTTTAATATTGTTGACAATAAGGGTGTTTTGCTAGTTGCTAACATAAGCGACAATATGGGCAATCCTATTACTGGAGGTAATTTTACTTTTATCTTGTTTAATCAAACCAATCAGGATATTGATCTAATAGGTAGTTCTGGTTCTTCCAGTTCTAATTCTTCAAATCCAAGCAATCTAGAATCAAGCATCATAGGTGTATGTGATGTGGTAGAAGGACAAGCATTCTTAAGATATGATACTTATTTGGAATTAGGCTCCAGATATACAATTTCAGGAACCTATTCATATGCAGCCGAACCTGTCTTGACACAAGTGGCTAATTTAAATTCAGTTCTATCCACAAGGATGTACTTCTCATCAAACATTACAGATGATATGGTTAATTTTGGAGAGGGCTTCAATTATGAAATCATTCTTTTGGATTCTAATGACAATTATATTCCTAATGCTGAAATCTTATTGTATGTTGATGCAGTCTATTCCAAGTCTGTATTTACCAATGAATTTGGCTATTTGAAGGGTAGTGTCAATAATTTAACTTCAAGCGGAAAGCATTTCTATAGCTTCATTTATAGCGGAGATATTTTCCATAATAGGGCAAGCTATGATTTAAACTTTACTGTATTCTACAATAACTCCTACTATTATGATGATGTTTCCATCAGCTTTAGAGATTTGATCTATTCATTTGTCTATACAAGTCCTAACAGTGAAATTCCTTTTGAATTTTTGATTTCTCATAATGATGGCGTTCCATTGGGAAATGTATCAACGCCTCGTTATTTTGTCGCTTATGAAAATGGCATTCCACTTGCCAGTTTCTCTTGCACAGATTATTTGGGTGTTTGTAAAGGTCAGGAAGTCTTATATTCAATTATAGAGCTTAACGGAAAATTAGCTAAAATCTTTAGAACTTCACCTGAAGGTATTTTCCAAATGTTAATAAAGCACTCAGAAAGAGGACTCTATGAGTATAGGATTGCATTTCTTGGAGATTTGGTAAAGCACTACGATTCTAGCACCCATAATGGCATAAGCAATGAAGACACTTTTTACAATCCTTGCAATATTTCATTTTTAATGCTTGTTGATGATGAGCAATCCACTATTCCAACTAGTTTGAATTATAATGGTCCTAATAAGATTACAGAAGTGGATTTTGCTTATTATAACTTTAGCTTAAGTGAAAACAGTAAGAATCCATTGGCCAATAAAGAAATCAGAGTTTATGATGATGGAAATTACTTAGGTTCAAGTTATACAAACAGCAAAGGCTTTGCAGAATTCAATTTCCCGCAGATGCTTGATAAGGGCAAGCACATAATCAGTTTTGTCTATGTCGCAGATGGGGATTATAAAAGTGCATACTCCATCTTTGAATTGAATGTATTGGAAAACCCTTCTAAAGACAATGTATCATTTTTCAATAAAAGTTCTTTAAACATTACTGGAGCTAATAATAATTTTACAGCTCAGATTAAGGATTCACATAATAATAATCTATCTGAAATGGTAATAAGGCTATCTATTCTGTTTAATGGTTCTGACAATAAGCCATATATTAAGAATTACACTGCAGTAAGCGATAAAAATGGTGTGTTTTCTATTCCTCTTGAATTAGGGGCAGGTAGCTATCTGATTAAATGTTCATTTGCTGGAAACAAGCATTATTGGAAATCCAGCAAGACATTCAATCTTACTCTTAATAAGGTTCCTACATTATTATTTGGCCAGTCCAGTGTTGAAGTATTGAAAAATGACACTTATCTAACTGTTATATTATCTACAAATGATTTGAAAAGTTTATCCGATTCAAAAATCAAGTATTTGGTATTTGATTCAAATATCACTGGCTTGAACTTATCCTATAATGATTCAAGTGAATTAATAAGGGACATTTCAAACTATGCATACACATTCTATGCATTTACAAATGAGTCAGGCATCTCCAAGCTTAAGATAAATCTTCCAGTGGGCAGTTATTATCTGGTAAGTTTATTTGAAGGGGATAAATGGTATGATGAATCTAGCCTTATCACCAATCTTACAATCTATGGAAGTTCATCAAGATTGATTGCAAATGAAAATGTCATAGTTAAAAAATCAGGATATTACACTGTTAAGCTCGTAGATGGCAATGGCAATCCTATCCAGGGTCAGACAATAGAGATTACAGTTTGCAATAAGACATACACTAGATTCTCTGATTCCAATGGGGAGGCTCGATTGGCCATTAATCTAAATTATGGAAATTATTCCATCCAATCTAAGTTTAATGGAACTCTTAATTATTCATCTTCCATTGTTGCCTCAAGGCTATATGTGGTTGATGAGGATTATAAGTATCCTTCCATATTGACTGTCAATTCATCTGATATCTATAGGGCCTTTGGCTATTATGATGTGGTATTGTCTGATGTAAATGGAAATCCTTTGCCAGAGAAGAGCATTATTGTTGAAGTGAATGGCACAGGATTTAATATTAAGACAGATAATAATGGATTGGCTCATTTGGATTATAATTTCACTGTAGGCAGATACAATATAGTTTCCCACTTTGTGGGAGATGGGGATTATCAATATAGCAATGTCGGTTCCATCTTGAATGTCGTTAATGAAAATGCGGCTAACACTCTGCTAAATTCATCAATTTATTGGGTATTGAAAGGAAAAGGCAATAATTATACTGTCACTTTGACTGATAAGATTCAAAATCCGATTGAAGGCCAGATAATTGTATTTTCCATTAATGGCAGGGAATATTCAAGAACTACAGATAAGTATGGAAACGCAAATCTGGCCATAAACCTCAATCCAGGATCTTATGACATTTATGCATTCTACAGGGGCACTGATGTATATTATTCAAGTGAAACCTATAGTAAGTTGGTTGTTTTAGCTTTGGAAAATGAAAATGAAGGGTCTAATTCAAGTTCAGCCATTGGCTCTTCCAATTCCAGTTCCAATAATGATTCTGATGTAGATTCTACTAATACTTCTAATTCAGGTAATTCTGAGACTAATTTAACTAATGGTTCAAGTTCTGGAGATTCTGGAATTGATAATATTAATGGTTCAAGTTCTGGAGATTCTGGAATTGATAATATTAATGGTTCAAACGCCAGTACAAATATTTCTAATTCTACTGGCGCAGGTAATGATTCTTCCAGTTCTGGGCTTGATAATATTAATGGCTCCAGTTCAAATATTTCTAATTCCACTGGATCTGATAATAACTCATCTAGTTCGGGTATTGGTGGCAATTTGACTAATGCTACTGTTAATGATGGAACTTCTATTTCAGGTAATTCCTCTGTTACTAATGGTTCTTCTAATCTTTCAAATAATGACACTATAAATAAAAGCGACAAACCGGTGATTATTCCTAAAAGAACTGTAACAAAGATTATTTGCCATAATATGACCACCACTGCAGTTTCTAAAGCAGATGGGAGGGTAGGAAAATACTTTGAAGTAAGTCTTATAGATGCAAATGGCAAACCATTAGCCAATAAAAGAATCCTAATTGGATTCAATGGAAGAAAATATAACCGTACAACAAATGCTACAGGAGGTGCAAGGCTTCAAATCAACCTAGCATACGAAGGAAAATACACCTTTGCAATCGCGTTCCTTGGAGATGATTATTATAGCGGTTCTTTTGAAGTGGCTCTCATTACAGTAAACAAGCACAGTCCAAAGCTCGATGCATCTTCAAGAGCATATAAGTATAGTGATAAGACTAAATCATTAACTGCTAAATTGCTATCTGCCAATGGAAATCCAATCAGTGGCAAAAATATAATCTTTACCGTCAATGGCAAGAATTATGCTGCAAAAACAGACTCAAAAGGACTTGCAAGGGTAAATGTTTCCTTAAATAAAAAAGGAACTTATACAGTAAAAATTAAATTTATGGGGGACAGTTCATATAAATCCGCTTCCAAGAAAATAAGCCTTAGAATAATCTCCCCTAGCGAAAGATAA